Proteins encoded together in one Anopheles darlingi chromosome 3, idAnoDarlMG_H_01, whole genome shotgun sequence window:
- the LOC125955212 gene encoding ficolin-2-like, translated as MKCEILFLVILINVVFVRVDAKSSVTELSSTNWTQHGFMFELLVSRMASLQQQIAEEKTQNQDTMRNLITIFHNLITPNTSKIYNTCKEAPTTERIVKLQPEKPFKEPMTVLCDQEYDSGGWVVIQHRFDGSTNFYRDLREYKNGFGNLEGEFWLGLDRIHQLTSSKPHELVVLLEDFDGNKTYARYTHFEIGGEAQLYELTQIAGYSGTAGDDMVGMKGMKFSTLDSDNDTWGSSCAITYAGAWWYGACHRSNLNGKYLRGETKEYASGMVWYSFRGHHYALKSAKMMIRPVG; from the exons ATGAAGTGCGAAATCCTATTTCTCGTTATACTTATCAATGTGGTGTTCGTTCGCGTGGATGCCAAGTCAAGTGTTACAGAACTATCGTCAACAAACTGGACACAACATGGGTTTATGTTCGAGCTGCTTGTTAGCAGAATGGCCTCTTTACAGCAACAAATTGCAGAAGAAAAGACACAGAATCAAGACACGATGCGCAATTTAATTACCATTTTCCACAATTTAATCACACCAAACACAAGCAAAATATACAACACTTGCAAAGAAGCACCCACTACAGAGAGAATAGTGAAACTTCAACCTGAAAAACCATTCAAAGAACCTATGACGGTGTTGTGCGATCAAGAGTACGATTCGGGAGGATGGGTTGTCATTCAGCATCGCTTCGATGGATCGACCAACTTCTATAGAGACTTGCGGGAGTACAAAAACGGTTTTGGTAATCTGGAGGGCGAGTTTTGGCTTGGACTTGATCGTATTCATCAGCTGACCTCATCGAAACCGCATGAACTGGTGGTGCTTTTGGAGGACTTTGATGGCAATAAGACCTACGCAAGGTATACTCATTTCGAGATCGGAGGAGAGGCACAACTGTACGAACTAACGCAAATTGCTGGGTATTCCGGTACTGCCGGCGATGATATGGTCGGAATGAAGGGTATGAAGTTCTCTACTCTTGATTCGGACAACGACACTTGGGGTTCAAGCTGTGCGATAACATACGCCGGAGCATGGTGGTACGGAGCTTGCCATAGAAG CAATCTCAATGGAAAATATTTACGAGGAGAAACCAAAGAGTACGCCTCCGGAATGGTTTGGTATTCTTTTCGCGGCCATCATTATGCTCTCAAATCGGCTAAAATGATGATTAGACCCGTGGGGTAG